AATAATATTTTCATCATACAGTTTCAGTTGTTTTCGTTTTAACTCAAACTCATTGCGCATGCCATAAGCCATGCCGCTGTATTCATTCAGCATCATTTCTTTTTGCGATTGAAGTGCACTTGCTTTCCATTTCAAGCTCTCAACATTTGCCTTGCTCATTTTCGACGACCATTTGGTAAGCGGAAGCTTCATCATGCCCATCAATGAAAACTGCATGGGCAATCCGCCAAAACCAAACATGTGCTCATAACGGATGCCGAACTGCGGTTTCAGACTTTGTCTTTCTGTTTCTTGTTTCAGCCAGGTAAGTGTAATGTCTTTATCAATTGCTCTCAGGTCACTGCGGTTGTTGTAAATGAGTGTGCTGTCGAATACCATTGATGAATAATCATTCAGTTGATAAGTGGTGTCAATATCAAAATTGATCATTGCGTTGCGACCCATCAGTGAGTTGATGCGGATGCGTTTTTCTTTGATGTCGCTTTCAAACATCAAACGCATATTCTGCACATTGCCCAATGCAGCTTTGGCTTTGTAATACGCACTGATCTTCTCCAATCCATTCTTATAACGGATCTCCGCATTTTTGATCATGAATTCGAGCAGCTTCTCGTTCTGATCAAGGATCGCCAGCTTCTTTTTCAAGATCATCCATTCATAGTAGAACTGCTTGGCATCATTGATCAATTCATTCAGCGTAGCATTCTTTTTTTCTTTTTCAACAGAAGACATGGCTTCCATATACTTTGCATCTGCATTTTGCTTTTGTTTATTGGGAAACATCTGTTGCCCACCGATCATGTATTGACCCATACCTTCTTTAAGGCCACCCATGCCATCATCCATTTTTTTCCAAAGAGACGGATTGTAGG
The DNA window shown above is from Lacibacter sp. H375 and carries:
- a CDS encoding TolC family protein, with the translated sequence MLKNKLLLVLFVLAALCSNAQTMRLDAIIDSITLSHPVVRMYNNEIRSMDEAAKGAKSWMPPEFSSGLWMTPYNPSLWKKMDDGMGGLKEGMGQYMIGGQQMFPNKQKQNADAKYMEAMSSVEKEKKNATLNELINDAKQFYYEWMILKKKLAILDQNEKLLEFMIKNAEIRYKNGLEKISAYYKAKAALGNVQNMRLMFESDIKEKRIRINSLMGRNAMINFDIDTTYQLNDYSSMVFDSTLIYNNRSDLRAIDKDITLTWLKQETERQSLKPQFGIRYEHMFGFGGLPMQFSLMGMMKLPLTKWSSKMSKANVESLKWKASALQSQKEMMLNEYSGMAYGMRNEFELKRKQLKLYDENIIPALKNNYKTMQLGYEQNTEELFMLYDAWETLYMTQLEYTELLNQALKLQVTIERLIEKK